From one Amphiura filiformis chromosome 13, Afil_fr2py, whole genome shotgun sequence genomic stretch:
- the LOC140168134 gene encoding uncharacterized protein, producing MAEATWFKDNVEIHIDQVKFEAKSEEKQRSLVVHDVTPEDAGEYTCAVSGRRTSTSLEVHEAQPVSLPSEHWQAPEQLEIVIEKLEAEELPTVAVEVPEVEEQPTWEQPEDATPKKPVVEEVSESPLEGISAVEKGATMPWETHEDFEVVIEKPEEAEEVPMTSIEIPETEVQVSWEASEPTEEVVDQSQTVEELPTTTVEIPKKEEQIPWETTEDKIEVAETTEVDVKVEEGVEATEKETTTPWQAPEELEIVFEKEEAKETRSTIEVTEQAEQVPWEASEETTVAVAESDTVAEVPATVIEVPEKEEQVSWEASEEGTDLDLAWEKAQTKPVEGVTTAEVEATTPWQAPEDFEIVVERPEAKEITTPAVEVPEKEEQVSWQVSEETTVVEAEEDTVKEVSPAVVEVSEQEEQVPWEAPQEGTDAELISEMAETKPVEGVQTTEVESTMPWQASEDFEIVIEKEAAEEMPTSAIKAPETEEQVPWETSEETTVAAAESDIVEEVSPAAIEVPEREEQVSWEEPQEGTDVDLAFEKAKTKPVEGVTTAESEATMPWQASEEFEVVIERPEAEEKEASAIEVAEQEEQVAWEASEETTIAVAESDTLEEVSPALIEVPETEEQVPWEAPQEGTDVELVSELAETKPIEGVQTTEVEATMPWQASEDFEVVIERPEAEEITTSAVEVPEKEEQVPWEASEETKVVVAEEDTVTEVSPAVVEVSEKEEQVPWEAPQEGTDAELISETAETKPVEGVQTTEVEATTPWQASEDFEIVIEKEAAEEMPTSAIEAPETEEQVPWEASEETTLIVAEEDTVEEKSPVTVEVSEKEEQVPWEAPQEGTDAEHISETAEAKPVEGVQTTEVEATTPWQASEDFEIVIEKEAAEEMPTSAIEAPETEEQVPWEASEETTLIVAEEDTVEEKSPVTVEVSEKEEQVPWEAPLEGTDAELISEMAETKPVEGVQTTEIEATMPWQASEDFEIVIEKEAAEEMPTSAIEAPETEEQVPWEDSEETTLIVAEEDTVEEKSPVTVEVSEKEEQVPWEAPQEGTDAEHISEMAETKPVEGVQTTEIEATMPWQASEDFEIVIEKEAAEEMLTSAIEAPETEEQVPWEAPEETTVVVAEEETVKEKSPVTVEVSEKEEQVPWEAPQEGTDAELISEMAETKPVEGVQTTEIEATMPWQASEDFEIVIEKEAAEEMPTSAIEAPETEEQVPWEASEETTLIVAEEDTVEEKSPVTVEVSEKEEQVPWEAPQEGTDAELISEMAETKPVEGVQTTEIEATMPWQASEDLEIVIEKEAAEEMPTSAIEAPETEEQVPWEASEETTVVVAEEDTVEEESPPGVVLVLEKEEQVPWEAPQEGTDAELISEMAETKPVEGVQTTEVEATMPWQASEDFEIVIEKETAEEMPTSAIEAPETEEQVPWEASEETTVAVAESDTVEEESPGVVLVLEKEEQVPWEAPQEGTDVDLVSETAKTKPVEGVQAIEVEATIPWQAPEEFELIIEKPEAEEVPVAAIEAPQQQEEVTWEAPKEAEGGELISEEATTVPTETVSIPETETTVTWQASEEVEVAVETKEAEQQPSEAVTVAETETTVSWEATKEEQTAVTTESAETFQTEAVSAVETEITVQEEAPEELISEKPQTEETHVIEAELALPKVEEQIPWQASDQFEVVIEKLEASEEVTAAVEVIETEEQTQWVAPEEKEVIADVREEATTTEPEAISIAEQESAIPWQAPDELETTIEKPEAAETIPTETVSIPEQEEQPQWEAPEEAQLEESIPTEAIPEPVEGVETAGAEVTIPLEAPETLETAVETTEAEEVEDVGVEVPETEQQVPWQAPDEFEVVIEKAEETQQESTVAIEVVQKEEQVPWTATEETDSAVPEIQEAETAAPDAVTIAEKETTISWQAPEDYEIVIEKLEEAVETTIEAAEKPEVEEAQEPSAAVSTEVELKHKEEITAVFDVEETAESIVTSEEQIEVELKPKKRMSIAAADVEVSEARRPTITAETEEQVLEVVKKKKTKKLMLASDISIEEDHSLSESISISEEVILEHDIVKAATEEIEIEEEEVPAELVRAEVEFQKEKPVVTTELEVPVTIKPEIPWQASEDFEIVIEKLEIPEEVAVEEAVAPTVEVAKIEEAPEPSVQEEAHVHVEKEVSEHEELEVTVSKVVEEEEAKVEEEEAQVTIIQKKKTKETVKEEVSVVEAPVEAPEVEETVQLELTPKTEDVTEEVEIKMPKKPEAVNAEVELEESPKEDVEEQVELVIKKKPKKVVSEEEVTLEKKVEKEEVELKVETKKVVEEEITTEEKVEVDANETSTEEVEISLKEKEKPKEVITAELSLDEVKSEEHEVEIERPIWRAPDDFEIVFEKMAPVEEEAPKVEETVQLELTPKTEDEEVTEEVEIKMPKKPEVATTEVELEESPKEDVEEQVELVIKKKPKKVVSEEEVTLEKKVEKEEVELKVERRKLSRKKFQLKLKLRKKNSNLQWRRRKLLRKKLQPKKRLTLKQQKHLRKKLRFP from the coding sequence ATGGCTGAAGCTACCTGGTTCAAAGACAACGTTGAGATTCATATTGATCAAGTCAAATTTGAAGCCAAATCTGAAGAGAAACAGAGGTCTTTAGTTGTTCACGATGTGACCCCAGAGGATGCTGGGGAATACACTTGTGCGGTGTCTGGTCGTCGTACATCAACATCTCTTGAAGTTCATGAAGCTCAACCCGTGTCTCTTCCTTCTGAACATTGGCAAGCACCAGAACAACTTGAAATAGTCATCGAAAAACTTGAAGCAGAGGAACTACCGACTGTCGCAGTTGAGGTACCAGAAGTAGAAGAACAGCCCACGTGGGAACAGCCAGAAGATGCTACACCTAAGAAGCCGGTTGTTGAGGAAGTATCCGAGTCACCATTGGAAGGAATATCAGCTGTTGAAAAGGGAGCTACAATGCCATGGGAGACCCATGAAGACTTTGAAGTAGTTATTGAAAAGCccgaagaagcagaagaagtgcCTATGACATCTATTGAGATTCCTGAAACTGAAGTTCAAGTTTCATGGGAGGCATCAGAGCCAACAGAAGAAGTGGTCGACCAGTCTCAGACAGTCGAAGAACTCCCGACTACTACTGTTGAAATTCCAAAGAAAGAAGAGCAAATCCCTTGGGAAACAACTGAGGATAAGATAGAAGTTGCAGAAACCACAGAGGTAGATGTTAAAGTCGAAGAAGGGGTTGAAGCTACTGAAAAAGAAACAACGACTCCCTGGCAGGCTCCAGAAGAACTTGAAATTGTCTTTGAAAAGGAAGAAGCTAAAGAAACTCGCAGCACTATTGAGGTTACAGAACAAGCGGAACAAGTGCCTTGGGAAGCCTCTGAAGAAACAACAGTTGCTGTGGCTGAGTCAGATACAGTTGCCGAGGTGCCTGCTACTGTCATTGAAGTTCCTGAAAAAGAAGAACAAGTTTCTTGGGAAGCTTCTGAAGAAGGTACTGATTTAGATCTTGCATGGGAGAAAGCTCAAACGAAGCCAGTAGAAGGGGTTACAACTGCTGAAGTTGAAGCAACAACACCTTGGCAAGCTCCTGAAGATTTTGAAATTGTAGTTGAAAGACCAGAAGCAAAAGAGATAACTACACCTGCAGTTGAAGTACCTGAAAAAGAAGAACAAGTTTCTTGGCAAGTTTCGGAGGAGACAACAGTCGTAGAAGCCGAAGAAGACACTGTGAAGGAAGTATCTCCTGCTGTCGTTGAAGTATCTGAACAAGAAGAGCAAGTACCATGGGAAGCCCCGCAAGAAGGTACCGATGCAGAACTTATATCTGAAATGGCTGAAACTAAACCAGTCGAAGGTGTCCAAACAACTGAAGTTGAATCAACAATGCCATGGCAAGCTTCTGAAGATTTTGAAATCGTGATCGAAAAAGAAGCTGCAGAGGAGATGCCCACATCTGCCATTAAAGCCCCAGAAACCGAAGAGCAAGTACCTTGGGAGACTTCTGAGGAAACAACAGTGGCAGCAGCCGAATCAGACATAGTTGAAGAAGTATCTCCAGCTGCCATTGAAGTCCCGGAGAGAGAAGAACAAGTGTCATGGGAGGAACCACAAGAAGGTACCGATGTGGATCTTGCCTTTGAGAAGGCTAAGACTAAGCCAGTTGAAGGCGTTACTACAGCTGAGAGTGAAGCAACAATGCCCTGGCAAGCTTCTGAGGAATTTGAGGTTGTAATCGAAAGGCCAGAGGCGGAAGAAAAAGAAGCATCTGCAATTGAAGTAGCCGAACAAGAAGAACAGGTGGCATGGGAGGCTTCGGAAGAAACAACCATTGCTGTAGCTGAATCAGATACACTTGAAGAGGTATCACCTGCACTCATAGAGGTACCTGAAACGGAAGAGCAGGTACCATGGGAAGCACCTCAAGAAGGAACAGACGTTGAACTTGTATCAGAATTAGCCGAAACAAAACCAATCGAAGGTGTCCAAACTACTGAAGTTGAAGCAACAATGCCCTGGCAAGCATCTGAAGATTTTGAAGTTGTAATTGAAAGACCTGAAGCAGAAGAGATAACTACATCTGCAGTTGAAGTACCTGAAAAAGAAGAACAAGTACCTTGGGAAGCTTCGGAGGAGACGAAAGTTGTAGTAGCTGAAGAGGACACTGTTACGGAAGTATCTCCAGCTGTTGTCGAAGTATCTGAAAAAGAAGAGCAAGTACCATGGGAGGCCCCGCAAGAAGGTACCGATGCAGAGCTTATATCTGAAACGGCTGAAACTAAACCAGTCGAAGGTGTCCAAACAACTGAAGTTGAAGCAACAACGCCATGGCAAGCTTCTGAAGATTTCGAAATCGTGATCGAAAAGGAAGCTGCAGAGGAGATGCCCACTTCTGCCATTGAAGCCCCTGAAACCGAAGAGCAAGTTCCTTGGGAAGCTTCAGAAGAGACGACACTTATTGTGGCCGAAGAAGACACTGTTGAAGAAAAATCACCTGTAACCGTTGAAGTGTCTGAGAAAGAGGAGCAAGTACCATGGGAAGCCCCACAAGAAGGTACAGATGCAGAACATATATCTGAAACGGCTGAAGCTAAACCAGTCGAAGGTGTCCAAACTACTGAAGTCGAAGCAACAACGCCATGGCAAGCTTCTGAAGATTTCGAAATCGTTATCGAAAAAGAAGCTGCAGAGGAGATGCCCACTTCTGCCATTGAAGCCCCAGAAACTGAGGAACAAGTACCTTGGGAAGCTTCAGAAGAGACGACACTTATTGTGGCCGAAGAAGACACTGTTGAAGAAAAATCACCTGTAACCGTTGAAGTGTCTGAGAAAGAGGAGCAAGTACCATGGGAAGCCCCACTTGAAGGCACCGATGCAGAACTTATATCTGAAATGGCTGAAACTAAACCAGTCGAAGGTGTCCAAACAACTGAAATTGAAGCAACAATGCCATGGCAAGCTTCTGAAGATTTCGAAATCGTTATCGAAAAGGAAGCTGCAGAGGAGATGCCCACTTCTGCCATTGAAGCCCCTGAAACCGAGGAGCAAGTTCCTTGGGAAGATTCAGAAGAGACGACACTTATTGTGGCCGAAGAAGACACTGTTGAAGAAAAATCACCTGTAACCGTTGAAGTGTCTGAGAAAGAGGAGCAAGTACCATGGGAAGCCCCACAAGAAGGTACCGATGCAGAACATATATCTGAAATGGCTGAAACTAAACCAGTCGAAGGTGTCCAAACAACAGAAATTGAAGCAACAATGCCATGGCAAGCTTCTGAAGATTTCGAAATCGTTATCGAAAAAGAAGCTGCAGAGGAGATGCTCACTTCTGCCATTGAAGCCCCAGAAACTGAGGAACAAGTACCTTGGGAAGCTCCAGAAGAGACGACAGTTGTTGTGGCCGAAGAAGAGACTGTCAAGGAAAAATCACCTGTAACCGTTGAAGTGTCTGAGAAAGAGGAGCAAGTACCATGGGAAGCCCCACAAGAAGGCACCGATGCAGAACTTATATCTGAAATGGCTGAAACTAAACCAGTCGAAGGTGTCCAAACAACAGAAATTGAAGCAACAATGCCATGGCAAGCTTCTGAAGATTTCGAAATCGTGATCGAAAAGGAAGCTGCAGAGGAGATGCCCACTTCTGCTATTGAAGCCCCTGAAACCGAGGAGCAAGTTCCTTGGGAAGCTTCAGAAGAGACGACACTTATTGTGGCCGAAGAAGACACTGTTGAAGAAAAATCACCTGTAACCGTTGAAGTGTCTGAGAAAGAGGAGCAAGTACCATGGGAAGCCCCACAAGAAGGTACCGATGCAGAACTTATATCTGAAATGGCTGAAACTAAACCAGTCGAAGGTGTCCAAACAACCGAAATTGAAGCAACAATGCCATGGCAAGCTTCTGAAGATTTGGAAATCGTGATCGAAAAAGAAGCTGCAGAGGAGATGCCCACTTCTGCTATTGAAGCCCCAGAAACCGAGGAGCAAGTACCTTGGGAGGCTTCAGAAGAGACAACAGTTGTTGTGGCCGAAGAAGACACGGTAGAAGAAGAATCTCCACCCGGAGTCGTTTTAGTCCTTGAAAAGGAAGAGCAGGTTCCATGGGAAGCCCCTCAGGAAGGAACCGATGCAGAACTTATATCTGAAATGGCTGAAACTAAACCAGTCGAAGGTGTCCAAACTACTGAAGTCGAAGCAACAATGCCATGGCAAGCTTCTGAAGATTTCGAAATCGTGATCGAAAAAGAAACTGCAGAGGAGATGCCCACTTCTGCTATTGAAGCCCCAGAAACCGAGGAGCAAGTACCTTGGGAGGCTTCAGAAGAGACAACAGTTGCTGTTGCCGAATCAGACACGGTAGAAGAAGAATCCCCAGGAGTCGTTTTAGTCCTTGAAAAGGAAGAGCAGGTTCCATGGGAAGCCCCTCAGGAAGGAACAGATGTAGACCTTGTTTCAGAGACAGCTAAAACAAAACCTGTAGAAGGTGTTCAAGCAATTGAAGTTGAAGCAACAATACCCTGGCAAGCTCCTGAAGAATTTGAACTTATTATTGAAAAACCAGAAGCTGAAGAGGTTCCTGTAGCGGCAATTGAAGCCCCACAACAACAGGAAGAAGTCACTTGGGAAGCACCAAAGGAAGCAGAAGGAGGTGAACTGATATCTGAAGAAGCGACCACGGTACCTACAGAAACAGTATCAATACCTGAAACTGAAACTACAGTTACTTGGCAAGCTAGCGAAGAGGTTGAGGTCGCTGTAGAAACTAAAGAAGCAGAACAACAACCTTCAGAAGCTGTAACAGTGGCTGAAACAGAAACAACTGTCTCGTGGGAAGCTACCAAGGAAGAGCAAACTGCAGTTACTACCGAATCAGCAGAAACCTTTCAAACTGAAGCAGTCTCTGCTGTTGAAACAGAAATAACCGTGCAAGAAGAAGCTCCTGAAGAGCTTATCTCCGAAAAACCACAAACCGAAGAAACCCACGTTATTGAAGCTGAGCTAGCGTTGCCAAAGGTAGAAGAACAAATTCCTTGGCAGGCATCTGACCAGTTTGAAGTTGTTATTGAAAAATTAGAAGCTAGTGAAGAGGTTACAGCTGCAGTTGAAGTGATTGAAACAGAAGAGCAAACACAATGGGTAGCTCCAGAAGAGAAAGAGGTTATTGCGGATGTTCGTGAAGAAGCAACAACAACCGAACCAGAAGCAATCTCCATTGCTGAACAAGAATCAGCTATACCATGGCAAGCGCCTGACGAATTGGAGACAACCATTGAGAAACCCGAAGCAGCTGAGACTATTCCTACCGAAACTGTATCGATACCAGAACAAGAAGAGCAACCTCAATGGGAAGCACCAGAAGAAGCGCAGTTGGAAGAGTCAATCCCAACGGAAGCGATCCCTGAACCTGTTGAAGGCGTAGAAACAGCTGGTGCAGAAGTAACGATTCCATTGGAAGCACCTGAAACACTTGAAACAGCAGTTGAAACAACTGAAGCAGAAGAGGTGGAAGACGTTGGCGTTGAGGTTCCTGAAACTGAACAGCAAGTTCCATGGCAAGCACCTGATGAATTCGAGGTAGTCATTGAAAAAGCTGAAGAAACACAACAAGAGTCAACTGTTGCCATTGAAGTGGTACAGAAAGAAGAACAAGTACCATGGACAGCAACAGAGGAAACTGACAGTGCTGTTCCAGAAATTCAAGAAGCCGAAACTGCGGCCCCAGATGCGGTAACCATTGCCGAGAAAGAAACTACTATTTCTTGGCAGGCTCCAGAGGACtatgaaattgttattgaaaaaCTCGAGGAAGCAGTTGAGACCACAATTGAAGCCGCTGAGAAGCCAGAAGTTGAAGAAGCACAAGAACCATCAGCGGCTGTATCGACTGAAGTTGAATTAAAGCATAAAGAAGAAATCACTGCCGTGTTTGACGTTGAAGAAACCGCAGAATCAATAGTGACATCCGAGGAACAGATTGAAGTTGAGTTAAAACCAAAGAAGCGAATGTCTATTGCAGCTGCCGATGTTGAAGTATCAGAAGCACGCCGGCCAACTATTACGGCAGAAACAGAAGAACAAGTGCTAGAGGTCGTCAAAAAGAAAAAGACGAAAAAGTTAATGTTAGCTTCTGACATTTCTATTGAAGAAGACCATTCACTGTCTGAATCCATATCAATTAGCGAAGAGGTCATCCTAGAACATGACATTGTTAAAGCTGCAACAGAAGAGATTGAAATAGAAGAAGAAGAGGTGCCGGCTGAACTGGTACGAGCCGAAGTTGAGTTCCAAAAAGAGAAACCGGTTGTTACAACCGAACTAGAAGTACCTGTAACAATCAAACCTGAGATACCTTGGCAAGCATCTGAagattttgaaattgtaattgagAAGCTTGAGATACCTGAGGAAGTTGCAGTAGAAGAAGCAGTTGCTCCAACAGTTGAGGTAGCCAAGATAGAAGAAGCTCCTGAACCAAGTGTTCAGGAAGAGGCTCATGTTCATGTCGAAAAGGAGGTTTCGGAGCATGAAGAGTTAGAGGTGACTGTATCTAAAGTTGTTGAAGAAGAAGAAGCCaaggtagaagaagaagaagcgcaGGTAACAATCAttcagaagaagaagacgaaagaAACTGTCAAAGAAGAAGTAAGTGTAGTTGAAGCTCCTGTGGAAGCTCCTGAAGTAGAAGAAACTGTACAGCTTGAACTGACACCCAAGACTGAAGACGTTACGGAGGAAGTTGAAATCAAGATGCCAAAGAAACCAGAAGCTGTTAATGCGGAAGTTGAACTTGAAGAGTCGCCAAAAGAAGATGTGGAAGAGCAAGTAGAGTTGGTGATTAAAAAGAAACCCAAGAAAGTAGTCAGTGAGGAGGAGGTTACATTGGAGAAGAAAGTTGAGAAAGAAGAAGTCGAACTTAAAGTGGAGACAAAGAAAGTAGTCGAAGAAGAAATTACAACTGAAGAAAAAGTTGAAGTTGACGCAAACGAGACTAGTACGGAAGAAGTTGAGATTtcgttgaaagaaaaagaaaagccgAAAGAAGTCATCACAGCTGAGCTTTCTTTGGACGAAGTAAAATCTGAAGAACATGAGGTTGAGATTGAAAGACCAATATGGAGAGCACCAGATGACTTTGAAATTGTTTTCGAAAAGATGGCACCTGTCGAAGAGGAAGCTCCTAAAGTTGAAGAAACTGTACAGCTTGAACTGACACCCAAGACTGAAGATGAAGAAGTTACGGAGGAAGTTGAGATCAAAATGCCAAAGAAACCAGAAGTTGCTACTACGGAAGTTGAACTTGAAGAGTCACCAAAGGAAGATGTGGAAGAGCAAGTAGAATTGGTGATTAAAAAGAAGCCCAAGAAAGTAGTTAGTGAGGAGGAGGTTACATTGGAAAAGAAAGTGGAGAAAGAAGAAGTCGAACTTAAAGTAGAAAGAAGAAAGTTGTCGAGGAAGAAATTTCAACTGAAGTTGAAGTTGAGAAAGAAGAATTCGAACTTACAGTGGAGACGAAGAAAGTTGTTGAGGAAGAAATTACAACCGAAGAAAAGGTTGACGTTGAAGCAACAGAAACACTTACGGAAGAAGTTGAGGTTTCCTTGA